Below is a genomic region from Fusarium oxysporum Fo47 chromosome VIII, complete sequence.
AGCTCCAGCCAATGCAAGAGGAGGCATTGGTGGTCATGGACACTGAGGGTTGGTTATTTACTCACCGCTTCACGGATTCTACACGCCCCAAGCTCCCCAACGTTTATCTTCTGTCGTGAGtgatatcaaggctggtAAAGATGGAATAAGCATGTCTACCGCGAATAAGCCATCCTTTTGCGCTCTCTGTGAACCTTGGGTTAGACCGTATCTTGTTCCTTAGGTGAAAACTTGACTGACGTTTGATAACCTTGCATGGAGCGCAGCATATATAGGTTCAATATCTGCAAACCCATCTCGACTTTTGAAGGTGTTAGTTTGGCTTTCTTTTGTGCATCTCATGCTGTTGATAGTCCAGACGGGCCTTTTTGGCTCGGACCGTAGGAGCGTGAATTACTGGAAGACATTGTGATGGTGGATCCAGTACTGCTCGTGCGCGATTTCCACCATTACAGGCGCAGGCAAAGATGAAGACACATGGCCAGTTGTTAGTTCCAACATGGACTGGAAAGCATTGCACACCTACTGTCTTGTCTCGTTGTCCAAGGTAAGATACTGCCTCAATTCTTTAGAGTCGCTAATAGTGTTTTCTTCGAGATTACCGAGTAATCCGTTCCCTGTAGACAAAGCGTGCCACAGGTTTGCCATGGGCTTTGATACTTCAATTTTGACCGCAGAGCCTCAGACATGCTGCAATCGTGGAAGCTGCTGGCCCAAGGGAGTCATagtatcatcatggctgttGTTACCTGAATGAACTTCATCAACTCAAGAACGGGAGTGATTTCATTGCCGTTACCGTCCGCAATCACTTCTGGTGCATCCAGCGTTGTGCCATTGGGAACTGTCGGAGTGTCGAAATCGCCAAAGGAAAGCCACCAATCCTCTTGAGACAGGGTGAAAGGACTCCCCCCATCCAGGACCGTGGGCGTGCCCGCCTCCTCGGCTTGTGAGAAGGGATAGTGCAACTTACCCATAATCTGTGGGACTGTGCTGCCTGTCAACAAAGGTCCTTGCTGGGAATGTATTGTCATCGAAATTAATTTTTAATGGAGCACACACTCAGTTGCTCGCGACGTGTGAGCTAATCATCGCCTGTTCCGGATCTGTTGGGTGAGCCTGCATAGCCATGGCAGGAGGAATGTCTTCAGACTCTGGGCCCGACCGGTGATCCGGCGTGACATGAGCGGGGTTATCTGCCAGAACGACAGCGTTGAACTCATGATGTGACCAAGATCTAGTTGATTTCTTCGACACATCTGGTGATGGCTGCTGAACAGTAGTAGCGACGATGATATTCCACTCGAAGACCCCTTTTGGCAATCCTTGCGATCCATTTGGGCTTCGGTGGGAACTCGAGCTTCCATCCAGGCTAACATTGTTGATCTGCTAATCTTGCAGTGGCCCTTCTGGCGAGCTGATTTGCTTATGTTGCCCCTTCGCCTTGGATTTTTCTGACAACTTCTTCATAGCTTCTAGTGgtaactaattattatatgTTAGATACTTAAGGTAAACTTAAagtaaattattacttttacTAAAAATTGTATCTAAAGCTTAACAATCCCTTGCATAATACCAAGCGGGTCCCATTTGCTCTTGAGTCTCCTAAGCCTCTCCAGCCGTTCACCCCAACCAAAAACACTCTTGGTGGAATCATCTTCAAAAGGCATATTAACATAGCCTACCCTCTTTAAACGTTTGCCATCTGGCTGAATTAAGAATGCCTCCTGAATATCCTTGTTGAGGTCCGCACATGCCTTGTCCAGCGCAGGATCTTCATACCAAGCCAGAGGCATGACCCAATACTTTACTTCTTGCCGGAGCTCAACGGGAACCGACGTTATTTGCCCATCTGTGTCTAGCTCCTGGGCAACATCCATGCTGTAGAACTCGGTCAAGATGTGAGTCTGGGCTGCTTCTGGATGTTGAGCTATGAAGTCCATGTAGACCTTGAGTGCAACCTCACAAGACTCGGCTGACATTTTGTTCATGCCAAATGCTGCTAGGTTCTTTCTTCCCTCATAGCCGCATATACGTTCACTGGAGTCATTCAGATGAAGGTAAGGGATTCGACGGCCAACAAAATTCAAGGGATGATCTTTCAGAGATGGTAGATCAAGCAGAGGGTGGAACTTGCTGGCTGCTTCCTCGGGTGGTCCCACATACCATAATTGAAGAAGGACGGCGGGCTGTTTCCCGAAGTCAGTTGATTGATCTTATTAAATTCGAGCTTTGCCAATCCTCTTACCTTCTTGTTTGGAGCACAGAATACAAGACGCCCCTGCATACCTCCCCGATAATGGATTTTGTCCACAGCTTCCGCAACCATTCTTACATTATTAGGCACGAAGACCAGACAACTGTGCCAAGTATCGTAGGACCACGGGAGGGCCCGGAAAGTAGCTTCAACCACCACTCCAAATAGATGACCGCTCCCACGAAGACCCCAGAGAAGGTCGGAGTTGACTTCGTTAGATGCCTCAACTACGCGGGCTACTCCGCTGTTGCCTACCACAACGACTCGCATGGATAAGACGGTGTCTGCTGCGTATCCCAAATGTCCGAGAAAACGCCCTATTCCCCCTCCAAGAGTAGCGCCAACCTGCTTTCCATGCTTAGGTAACTTGGATGAATGGGGGATGTTATTTCTCTTACCAGTCCCACTTCATTGCACGTTCCAGTAGCGACAGCCATTCCCACTGCACCAGCCCCTTTCACCCCGTCACCCATTGTTGCCCCTCCCTGCGCAACAACCAcctgcttctcaacatcaactgtGACGTTCTTCATTCCAGAGAGATCAATGACGATCCCAGGGCTGTCCACAGTCGAAAAGCCATTGCTGTGGCCCCCTCCACGAACCACAAAAGGCCTTTGATTTTTGACCGCATAGGAGACCTGAGTGTATATGAGACAAAGCAGAATGAACTGGGAAGTGGATATTTACCGCTGAAATGACGTCTTCTTCGTTAAGTACTCGAACTACTGCTGCAGGAATTTTGGCCTGATACCCTGTCCAACGCTTGATTGCATCGGGCCACCTCTCGTCGCCTTCGACAATCACATTGGATCCCGAAAGGCAATCCAATAGATCTGATTTGAGACTAGTCGCCATTTTTCCGTTGGGTAAAATTGGTTAATGATACAATGGAAAGATTTTGAACTGTTTTGACCAGAGTTCGTCACGGACTGCTCCATAAATAAGTTCTGGTCAAGCTTCGGCTTCGGCGTTGTGTCTCTGCTTACGCACCTTACCCGCCGAGAGCCCCCACAGTTGCGTCAGGTGCCGTATTTTAATAAGCCGTGATCTTTTATTGAACCGTTTTTTGAAACGAAAACCTTCACGTAACCAATAACGATTAGCGCAATGATAAGGATAGTCCTCATGCGTCCACCAATTGTAGCTATCAAGTAATAACTTCGTCTACGAGTAAACATTGACTCGTTCCTACATAACAAAAGTAACCATCCATGTTCATTCAGTCTTACTGACACCAATTTCCCTTTCTTCCAATTTCAAGTCAACATCATACAATCCCACCCAGCTAGTTTTATCAACTTTGAAGTCTCCTTCCAGACCTTGCATCGGCTGGAGAGAAACCTTGTACTTGCTGAACATGTGATAGACTACCGCCTTAACGATCTTATCAGCGATGTGCTGCCCAAGGCACTTTCGAGGCCCGTAGCCGAAAGTTGAAAGGTTATACCGGAGCTGTAATTCAAATGAGCTTTCCCGTCATCTCCTTCGGACAGCTTGAAATTCTCACCTGGTTCTGTTTGATACCCGCAAAACGACTTGGCCTATAAGATCTGTTGTCAGGACCCCAGAATGGGTTTCTAATATTGATGGCGAAAGCGTCCACAATCACGGTCGTGTCTTTGGGTACCACGAAGTTTCCCAGGATCTTCTCTCTCGGGGGATTCTCAGGGAATGTGAATGCTTTCACCAAGTTAGCCGATGCTCTTGTTTTGTGGATCTTGTAATGATCAAAACATACCGAGGACTGGCCTGAGGCGAAGCGATTCCAGCAAGCAGAAATGAAGGAGGGTGTCCTTGCGAGTGATGTATTTTCCTCTGTTTACCTTGTTTTCTTCCATctccttgagaaggtcaCCTTGAACCTCGGGGGAGTCGGCCAGAAGAATGACGCAAGACGAGATGACTTGGGTAACGATGTCTAGGTTCGCAAAGGTGGATTCCGCAACAGTGTCTGTCACCTAGGAGCACCATCAGTTGTTTCCCCCATATATTCAATGGTAAATATAGGTAATTACCTCTTGCGATGTTATTTCGCCCCTTTCAGCGGCTCGCATAAGGAGGATAATCGGCGTCTCTGGAGCTGTAATTTCTCGCGCCCTAGCAATGTCCATGTTGAAGTTCTGCCACGCCTTCTGGTAGGTCATCGCGCCCTTGTAGGCTTTGGTGTTCAAATACTTGGTCATTTTAGAGCGATGAATGCCGCCAAACACAATCGCCGAGAAAACTTCTGAATACTGACGCCCGAGCTCCCACAGGCGCTCCTTCTCGACGTCGCTCATTCTTCCATAGAACATTGACGCGACCTCAAAGAAAGGATATCTCTGCAGTGCCTGCGTGGCATTGATGACCatttctttgccttttgCACCCTGCTTGTCTGCTTTAGCAAACTTGTCTATCCCGGCAACATAGTCCTCGGCACTGGCATCGAGGTGATTATGGAGATATTGCATGGCAGCCAGATGCGAGAACATCGGATCCAAGGTCTTCCGAAGTGTAGTCCAGCGAGTCCCGTTGATCAAGCCCAGGCCTGA
It encodes:
- a CDS encoding cytochrome P450 monooxygenase GliC2, whose protein sequence is MDSAQTTKVDLLPVLASIGALLSVLVFVALLVGPKTVLNTIFNGFLSLTYRIPAVDGKKYMSGPAYTFPNGQMVDKFLAARTRSWEWEEKYGKTYRIWAASIPEVVITDPKDVEALYYQSTDHRKAPQANAGWLLTQLLGSGLGLINGTRWTTLRKTLDPMFSHLAAMQYLHNHLDASAEDYVAGIDKFAKADKQGAKGKEMVINATQALQRYPFFEVASMFYGRMSDVEKERLWELGRQYSEVFSAIVFGGIHRSKMTKYLNTKAYKGAMTYQKAWQNFNMDIARAREITAPETPIILLMRAAERGEITSQEVTDTVAESTFANLDIVTQVISSCVILLADSPEVQGDLLKEMEENKVNRGKYITRKDTLLHFCLLESLRLRPVLAFTFPENPPREKILGNFVVPKDTTVIVDAFAINIRNPFWGPDNRSYRPSRFAGIKQNQLRYNLSTFGYGPRKCLGQHIADKIVKAVVYHMFSKYKVSLQPMQGLEGDFKVDKTSWVGLYDVDLKLEEREIGVSKTE
- a CDS encoding FAD binding domain protein: MATSLKSDLLDCLSGSNVIVEGDERWPDAIKRWTGYQAKIPAAVVRVLNEEDVISAVSYAVKNQRPFVVRGGGHSNGFSTVDSPGIVIDLSGMKNVTVDVEKQVVVAQGGATMGDGVKGAGAVGMAVATGTCNEVGLVGATLGGGIGRFLGHLGYAADTVLSMRVVVVGNSGVARVVEASNEVNSDLLWGLRGSGHLFGVVVEATFRALPWSYDTWHSCLVFVPNNVRMVAEAVDKIHYRGGMQGRLVFCAPNKKPAVLLQLWYVGPPEEAASKFHPLLDLPSLKDHPLNFVGRRIPYLHLNDSSERICGYEGRKNLAAFGMNKMSAESCEVALKVYMDFIAQHPEAAQTHILTEFYSMDVAQELDTDGQITSVPVELRQEVKYWVMPLAWYEDPALDKACADLNKDIQEAFLIQPDGKRLKRVGYVNMPFEDDSTKSVFGWGERLERLRRLKSKWDPLGIMQGIVKL